In the Selenihalanaerobacter shriftii genome, TCATACACTCCTTTTATAGCTATTAAAAAGATTAACTTTAAATTTTTATTAATTTCATATTGCGATCTTTAAATGCAGCAATCTCTTTATAGCCTATATCTTTTATTAAATTTTTAGCCATATTTAAATTCTCCCCTACTCGCTTTGGAGAGTGAGCATCTGAACTTAATGTTACTGGAATTCCTAAATCGTAAGCTTTTTCTAATAATGCCCGACTAGGATACATCTTCCCAATCGGTTTATTAAGCCCATTTGTATTCACTTCAATACAAAGATTATTATCTGCAATTGTCTGCAAAGCTAATTCAGCATACTCTATAACATCTCGTCTCGGATGATAGTCAAAAACTTTAATTAAATCTAAATGTCCAATAATATCAAACAAATCAGAACCTGCTGCTTGATTAATAATTGAAAAGTACTTTGCATATAATTGATCAATATTCCAATTATCATATTCATTAGTATAATCTGGATGATCAAACATCCAATCATCAATATAATGTATAGAGCCTATTACATAATCTAAATCAAGTTTATTTAAAAAATTAAATATAGCTCCTTCATTACCAGGGGTATAATCCATCTCAATCCCAACTAACAAATCAACTTCTGAAAATTCTTCATTAATAATGCGAATATTATCAAACTTAAAATCTTTATGATAACGATTATGATCAGCTATCCCTAACTTCTTAACTCCTCTCTCTTTAGCCGACTTAGCAAATTTTCTTAGATTTTCTTTCGA is a window encoding:
- a CDS encoding histidinol-phosphatase HisJ family protein, producing the protein MLVDYHTHPIGHDDADHSKENLRKFAKSAKERGVKKLGIADHNRYHKDFKFDNIRIINEEFSEVDLLVGIEMDYTPGNEGAIFNFLNKLDLDYVIGSIHYIDDWMFDHPDYTNEYDNWNIDQLYAKYFSIINQAAGSDLFDIIGHLDLIKVFDYHPRRDVIEYAELALQTIADNNLCIEVNTNGLNKPIGKMYPSRALLEKAYDLGIPVTLSSDAHSPKRVGENLNMAKNLIKDIGYKEIAAFKDRNMKLIKI